In one window of Azotobacter salinestris DNA:
- a CDS encoding SGNH/GDSL hydrolase family protein — MATRYQHRRSTTTAQAPSTLLPGEIAANLTDEVLWVGKADGTPKKLTSFADFLEAVQDLIGTFVKGGTGISVAYNDATGETTITNTGGSGGSSNAPYLLYEFGDSRSYQAWSYTTTIPAPRAASPFWWMEALSRRVKMDYRYVQGVSGNEVAQVKARIQANTANAWGFGPEDLPEPGIVTLLVGTNDITGAVAAGGRTYIDSVLADHLWIVNWALGKGHKVIVITEWPRSGLTADEQKLMQYFVNGLRRQYAGMKDVWVDDPWIETANPSDTTGAAIVGLLNADELHTSPGIGQVQGRRLARLAERMGLPIIHNHCPGSNADLYDATNNPRGCIAGNPMMQGSGGTLGAGASGVAPDGWTLDASGGLSVVGSRETITVDGREYDAFKVVVSGTTSAANAYARIRRSGLLSSVAIGDKLEAGCFVKVLDGHQNFGAPAMVIDPGVTADQVHGGLTVTGDRAPPAAIVEAMDVYPRSERYTVPDPLPASLAVDYRVRFVESGLVSSATAYFISSYFRKV; from the coding sequence ATGGCAACGCGCTACCAGCATCGGCGCAGCACGACGACTGCACAGGCGCCGAGCACTCTGCTGCCTGGCGAGATCGCCGCCAACCTGACTGACGAAGTCCTGTGGGTCGGCAAGGCAGATGGCACACCCAAGAAGCTGACATCCTTTGCTGACTTCCTCGAGGCGGTACAGGACCTGATCGGCACATTCGTGAAGGGCGGCACGGGCATATCCGTGGCCTACAACGACGCTACGGGCGAGACGACGATCACCAATACGGGCGGCTCTGGCGGCAGCTCGAACGCTCCCTATCTCCTGTACGAGTTCGGGGATAGCCGCTCATATCAAGCGTGGAGCTACACGACAACCATCCCAGCGCCGCGCGCTGCCAGCCCCTTCTGGTGGATGGAGGCGCTGAGTCGTCGCGTCAAGATGGACTATCGCTATGTGCAGGGCGTGTCCGGCAACGAGGTCGCCCAGGTCAAGGCTCGCATTCAGGCCAACACCGCTAACGCCTGGGGCTTCGGCCCTGAGGACCTGCCAGAGCCCGGAATCGTCACCCTGCTGGTCGGCACCAACGACATCACCGGTGCTGTGGCGGCCGGCGGTCGCACATACATCGACAGCGTGCTGGCCGACCACCTGTGGATCGTGAACTGGGCGCTCGGCAAGGGCCACAAGGTCATCGTCATTACCGAGTGGCCGCGCTCCGGCCTGACCGCCGACGAGCAGAAGCTCATGCAGTACTTCGTCAATGGATTGCGCCGGCAGTACGCCGGCATGAAGGACGTCTGGGTCGATGATCCCTGGATCGAGACGGCGAACCCCAGCGACACGACCGGCGCGGCCATCGTGGGGCTGCTCAATGCAGACGAGTTGCATACGAGCCCGGGTATCGGTCAGGTTCAGGGCCGAAGGCTGGCCCGCCTTGCCGAGCGGATGGGGCTGCCGATCATCCATAACCATTGTCCTGGCTCCAACGCGGACCTGTACGACGCAACGAACAACCCCCGCGGCTGTATCGCGGGCAATCCGATGATGCAAGGTTCTGGCGGCACCCTGGGGGCCGGTGCCAGCGGCGTGGCCCCGGATGGCTGGACGCTCGACGCATCCGGCGGCCTGTCAGTCGTGGGCAGCCGCGAGACGATCACTGTCGACGGCCGTGAATATGACGCCTTCAAGGTTGTCGTCAGCGGCACGACCAGTGCGGCAAACGCATACGCGCGCATTCGCCGCTCTGGGCTCCTGTCGAGCGTGGCGATCGGCGACAAGCTGGAAGCCGGCTGCTTCGTCAAAGTTCTCGACGGGCATCAAAACTTCGGCGCTCCGGCAATGGTCATCGACCCGGGCGTGACTGCCGATCAGGTACACGGCGGCCTGACCGTGACCGGCGACCGTGCGCCGCCGGCTGCGATCGTCGAGGCCATGGACGTATACCCGCGCTCCGAGCGCTACACCGTGCCCGATCCGCTTCCGGCATCGCTGGCCGTCGACTACCGCGTGCGCTTCGTCGAGTCGGGCCTGGTCTCCTCGGCCACCGCCTACTTCATCAGCTCCTATTTCCGGAAGGTGTGA
- a CDS encoding DUF3383 domain-containing protein yields MAISFARYIDIASGVIGAQTVAERELVGLRFTTDPRVPVNDPISATSADDVLQYFGASSDEYDFAQQYFSYVSPSPISRPRRLLFAAFAQTARAPRIYGAEGSYLLATFQAVTDGTLNLTMGAHQAELVGINLSSATTLADVATAIQGAIRAETAGGAQWTGATVIYDAAERAFILVGGDAVDAPVSVAIASTGTDLAPLLGWTLSATVFSPGSDQQTPVEAFTAARDVSDNFGTLSFGTVLTEDEIEATALANAALNVEFMFLVSVSAANAAALSARLINVPSVGLVLNGTVGEYKEALIQAIVAAIVWTRRNATVNVMYRQLAGLTADVTTTADADTYDGLRVNYYGQTAKAGQQYSFLQRGYLMGPPTAPLDINVHANEQWLKSYLQARLMSLQLSLGKLAANDAGRATVLAQVVAAVQLAKLNGTISVGKILDATQQAAVADLTGDPEAWRDVQSKGYWADCQIVQETGPGGILEYVAQYTLAYSKNDVVRKITGSHNLV; encoded by the coding sequence ATGGCCATCTCTTTCGCCCGCTACATCGACATCGCCTCCGGGGTGATCGGCGCGCAAACAGTCGCCGAGCGCGAGCTGGTGGGGCTTCGGTTTACGACCGATCCCCGCGTTCCGGTCAACGACCCCATATCGGCGACCAGTGCCGACGATGTGCTGCAGTACTTCGGCGCATCGTCCGACGAGTACGATTTCGCGCAACAGTACTTTTCCTACGTCAGCCCGTCGCCGATCAGCCGCCCGCGCCGCCTGCTGTTCGCGGCATTCGCCCAGACCGCCCGCGCCCCGCGCATCTACGGCGCAGAGGGCTCCTACCTGCTGGCGACCTTCCAGGCGGTCACCGATGGAACGCTGAACCTGACCATGGGTGCCCATCAGGCCGAGCTGGTCGGTATCAACCTGTCCAGCGCGACCACCCTGGCCGACGTGGCGACGGCCATTCAGGGCGCGATCCGTGCCGAGACTGCCGGTGGCGCGCAGTGGACAGGGGCGACCGTCATCTATGACGCGGCAGAGCGGGCTTTCATCCTGGTGGGCGGCGATGCGGTCGATGCGCCGGTCTCCGTCGCCATCGCCTCGACAGGCACCGACCTTGCGCCGCTGCTCGGCTGGACGCTGAGCGCTACGGTTTTCTCGCCCGGCAGCGATCAGCAGACGCCCGTCGAAGCCTTCACCGCAGCCCGCGACGTGTCGGACAACTTTGGCACCTTATCCTTCGGCACTGTGCTGACTGAGGACGAGATCGAGGCCACCGCTCTGGCCAATGCGGCGCTCAACGTCGAGTTCATGTTCCTGGTCAGCGTGAGCGCCGCCAACGCTGCCGCACTCTCGGCTCGCCTCATCAATGTCCCGTCCGTGGGGCTGGTGCTCAACGGCACGGTGGGCGAGTACAAGGAGGCTCTGATCCAGGCCATCGTCGCCGCGATCGTCTGGACGCGCCGCAATGCGACCGTCAACGTCATGTATCGCCAACTGGCGGGCCTCACCGCCGACGTGACAACCACGGCGGACGCCGACACCTACGATGGGCTGCGGGTCAACTACTACGGGCAGACCGCCAAGGCTGGCCAGCAGTACAGCTTCCTGCAGCGGGGCTACCTCATGGGGCCGCCGACTGCGCCGCTGGACATCAACGTCCATGCGAACGAGCAGTGGCTGAAGTCCTACCTGCAGGCGCGGCTCATGTCGCTACAGCTTTCCCTGGGCAAGCTCGCCGCCAACGATGCCGGCCGGGCAACCGTGCTCGCTCAGGTGGTCGCGGCCGTCCAGCTCGCCAAGCTCAACGGCACGATCAGCGTGGGCAAGATCCTGGACGCCACCCAGCAGGCGGCCGTCGCCGACCTTACCGGCGATCCGGAAGCCTGGCGCGACGTACAGAGCAAAGGCTACTGGGCGGATTGCCAGATCGTGCAGGAGACCGGCCCCGGCGGAATCCTGGAGTACGTCGCGCAGTACACGCTCGCGTACAGCAAAAACGACGTGGTCCGCAAGATCACCGGCAGCCACAACCTGGTTTGA
- a CDS encoding phage tail fiber protein, with product MTFDVSAAGTGARLVASETFPNGFDLTSWADDSDPFDIPALTTASQAMNVNGDMVTWSTPAPIVVTINVLPGSPDDQNLQALLDANRPAAGRRVARDVITLTKTNPDGSTESLVDGRITGGMLGRSIASAGRQKASTFTFAFQDIAVTRAGGQ from the coding sequence ATGACTTTCGATGTTTCCGCCGCCGGCACGGGCGCCCGACTGGTGGCCAGCGAGACTTTCCCGAACGGTTTCGACCTGACCTCGTGGGCCGACGATTCCGATCCGTTCGACATCCCGGCCCTGACCACTGCCAGCCAGGCGATGAACGTCAACGGCGACATGGTGACCTGGTCGACCCCGGCGCCCATCGTCGTGACCATCAACGTCCTGCCCGGCTCGCCGGACGACCAGAACCTGCAGGCGCTGCTGGACGCCAACCGCCCGGCCGCAGGCCGCCGCGTGGCCCGCGACGTGATCACCCTGACCAAGACCAACCCGGACGGATCGACCGAGTCTCTGGTAGACGGTCGGATCACCGGCGGCATGCTGGGCCGCAGCATCGCCAGCGCCGGCCGGCAGAAGGCATCGACCTTCACCTTCGCCTTCCAGGACATCG